The region GCGTTCGGCGAGGTGCTGCCCGTGCACCTGGCCCTGCTGCGCGAAGCCGTCGACGTGCTCGACGCCGTGGGCGAGACCGCCCGTCCCGACCTGCGGCTGGACACACCGTTCCGCCGCTCGGCCGCGGACACCGTCGACCAGGCCCGCGAGCTGTGCGACGGCTGGGCGCACGTCCTGCGGGACGAGGAAGCTTCGCGGCGGCCGGCCACCGTGGCGGAGGAGTGCTCGTTCGAGGTGCTGCCGCACGTGGTGCGGTTGCGCCTGGCCGGAACGGTGCTGCGCCTGTTCCGAGCGGAGATCGGAGCCGGCAACACGCGCGCGGGCGTGCGGCAGGGCGTCGCGGCGGTCGAGCGCCTGTTCACCACCTGGCTCGCCGAGGCCGACGAAGCCATGCCGGGCGAACCGATCGACCCCCGCCGCCTGGTGGCCACCCAACTCGCCGCCACCCTCACCGCCGCCGCCACCCTCCGCTGACCGCGGGGCCTGGTCAGCGCCCGCTGCCCTCGGGTCGGCGGGGGAGGGGGACCTGCCCGCGGCGCGGGTCGGGCGGGCAGTGGCGGGCGATGAAGACCGGGCAGCGGGCGTGGTGGAGCGCGGCGCGGGTGGTGGGGCCGGAGCCCGCCACGACCAGGATGTCCGTGTCGGCGTACCGGGTGATCGCCTCGTGCGGGTGCATCCGGGCGAGCACCGACGTGTGCCGGACGCCGCGCAGGACGTCGTCGGCGTGGGCCAGCGGCCACTCCGGGGCGTCCGCCCGCACGGGGAGCGGCGGGCAGGCGTACAGGACGCGCAGGGCCGCGCCGCGCTGGTCCGCCAGCACGGCGGCCCGGCCCAGCACCGGGTCGTCGCCGATACCGGTGATCAGGGCGGTGATCCGGTGGTGCGCGGGCGACGTGCCGCCGCGGACCACCACGACGTCGCACGTGGCGTGGTCGGCCAGCGCCAGCACGTGCGGGTGCACGCTCGTCGGGCCGCTCCCGTCCTGGGCGATCACCAGGAGCCGGGCGTCGGGCAGGGGGCCGGTCCGGTCGGGCGGGTGCGGTTCGACCGGTGCCCCGGTGAGCCGGGCGTGCTCGGCGGCCCACCGCCGCGCGGGATCGTCGGGGCGGGACGGCCCGGTCGCCACGGCCACCGGGGCGACGGGGGAGATGACCAGGTTGTCCATGGCCCCCACCATTCCCCCTCGACGGCGGTCGCGGCAGGGCCGTCCGTGCGGTCGTGGCCGGGACGGGGACCCGGGACCGGCGCGGCGGCGCTCCGGCGGGGAGTCCCGGGGCCCGGCTCGCGGGTGTAACCGGTGGGGCCCGTCCGCCGATACAGCCGGTGATGGGATGGGGGGCACAGTGGCTGGGACGGAGTGCGGGGACGACTCGGTGATGCGGTTCGCGTTGGCGGGTCTGGTGATGGCCGCCGTGACGAACGTCGTCGTGGCGTTGTCCGATGCCGTCGTGTGGGCCTGGTGGGTGGCGGGGAGCTGCCTGGCGCTCGCGTTGGTGCTCGGTCTGGCGTGGACGGTGCGCCGCGTCCGGACCCGGGACGTGGCGCGCGAGGACGTCAGCGCGCGCGACAGGGCCCGTGCGCCGGTCCGGTAGGGCGGTAGTGTGACGTCCCGTGCAGGTCCACGACGTCGACCCACTCCTTCCCGATCGGTTCCGGCCGGTCGACGGCTTGCGCAGCGTGCGGTTGTCCGAGGTCGCCTCGCTCGCCGACCTGCTGGAAACCATCTCGTCCTTGCGCCGCAACGATCCCGCGGCGCGGTTCCTCTGCACCCTCGACAGCCTCGGCCAGTGCTGCTACACGAGCATGCACGCGCTGGAAGACCCCCGCTTGGACGTGCCGTCCTACGAGGACGGTGCCGGGCCCGCCCACGAACAGGCACGTCTGCGGCAGGTCGCGGCCAAGCTGGACGACCCGGCGCTGCGGTTCTCGTGGGAAGCGCTGCCCGGCACGGTGGTCACGAACGTGGCCGACGTGGAGGCCCTGGTCACGGTGAACCGGGAGCCCGACGCGGTGCTCGATGACGTCGTCTACGTGCAACCACTGCCGGTGGAGCGGGACGACCTGCTCATCGCCGGGCTGCCCAACGGCTACTTCAGCGCCGACTGGGACGTGTTCCAGAACCACGCGGTGATCCGCCGGCTGCACGAGCGCCACGGCTACCGGTTCTTCGGCATCGGGGCCGCCTGGCTGGGGTTCCTCCGCGACGACCCGACGAGCCCCGCGTCCGACGTGGTCGCCGACCTGGTCCACCTGTACGGGTGGGCCGAGGAGGCGGCGGACTCCTGGCGGGCGCTCGGCGACCTGGTGGAGCGCAACGGGTGGCTGTTCCTGGGCTACGCCGAGGACTTCGCCGAAGCGCTCGGCTGACTCAGGTTCTGCCGGTGAGCAGGAAACGCAGGTAGTGGCCGTAGGTGATGCCGCGGTACGCGTCGGCCCGCGTCGCGCTGTCGGCGACAGCCTGGTGGGCGCGGTCCAGCACGACGGCGGCTTCGGCCACCAGTCGGTCGTGGTCCACGCGGCTGCGGGCCGTGGACGTGTTGGCGGCCTTCAGGCTTTCGGCCAGGTCGACCTGCTCGGCGCGCAAGGCCGCCTGGAGTTCCCGCGTCGCCACTTCGGCGCGTTCCCGCTCGGCCTGGTACTCGACGTCCAGCGCCGCCCGCTCGGCGGCGAAGCGGTCCCGGATCGCCTGGTGCTCGGCGGGGTCCAGCGCGGTCGGCCGGTTGCCGGCGCCGATCGTGGTCAGGTTCGCCCGCCACTGGTCGACGCGGCCGGTCTTGACCGCGCCGATCCCGGCGGCGCGCACGGCCCGGCCGTCGGCCAGCACGAACGCCGCCACCCGGGTGTTGCCGATGGTGGCGTAGCTGACGCCGACGAAGTCCGCGGCGGTGCGGATGCCGACCGCCGCCAGGTTGGCCGTCAACGCCTGCCCGATGCCCTCGATCCCCGCCGTCCTGATCGGGAACCTCGCCAGGTACGCGCGCAGGTGTTCCTTCTGCCGCAGGGCGAGCAGCCGCTGCGCCTCCAGGTGCGCCCGGGTCGCCGACGCCTGCCGCTCGCGGTCGATCCGGTCCAGTCGCTGCCGCACGGCCTGCTGGTGCGCGGCCCGGCGCTCGTTGTGCCGCTGCTGCAGGGCGTGCCGTCGGCGGTCCTGCTCGGCCTTGAGCTTGTCGGCGGCCCTGGCCGCCTGCCAGGTCTCGCGGTCCAGCCACGCGGTCCGGGCAGCGGCGGCCTGGCGGGCGGCGTGCAGCCGCTTGCGCTCGGCGCGGGCGGCACGGGCCTCCGGGACCTCGGGGCGGCGGCGGTAGTCCGCCGCGGTCGCGCCGGCCCACGCCAGCACCGCGGCGAGGTCGAGACCGGCGACCGCCGGTTCCAGGAACAGCGCGGCCGGCACGCCCAACGGCAGCAGCACCGCCAGCAACCACGTCAACGCGGCGGGCAGCGGGGTCCGCCCGGCGAACCGCGCCTGCGGCAGCGGGGCGGGCATGTGCCCCTGCACGCGCTCGGCCACCCACGACGGCAGTGCGGCGCTGCCCGGCACCGCCACCTCGGCGACGTCGAGCGGTCCGAGCGGTTCCAGCGGCGGGGGAGCGGCGCGGTGGTGCAGCAGGACGTCCCGGAAGCGCCCGGCCAGCCCGCGCAGCCTCGGGTCCGGGTGGCCGGTCAGGGTGGCCAGCCGGAACGAGTTCGCCGGGTCGGTGAAGTCGGACTCGGCGAGCAGCAGGTTCTCGGCGTCCTCGTCGCGCAACTGGTGCCACAGCGCGGGGTCGACCGTCAGCGCCACCAGCGACAGGTAGACCACCCAGGACGAGAACCGGTCGACCTCCGGGCCGAAGTCGGCCGCCGTGCGGTCGGGCGACTGGTAGTTGCGGTGGCCGGTCTCGACCGCCGGCAGCCCGGCCAGCGCCGGGACGTAGACGCCGTCGTAGTCGACCAGCCGCAGCGCGCCGTCCTCGTCGACCAGGATGTTGCCGTGCTGGAGGTCGCCGTGCCCGACGCCCGCCGCCGCCAGGTCGGCCACCAGGGTCGCGAACCGGTCGGCCAACCCCGACAACGCGGCCGGATTCGCGGTGTTGCGCTCGATCCAGCGGATCAGGCCGACGCCCTCGACCCATTCCATCCGCAGCACCGGAAACCAGGCGCCCTCGACCATGATGCCTTTGTCGAGGTAGTCGAAACCGAC is a window of Saccharothrix espanaensis DSM 44229 DNA encoding:
- a CDS encoding universal stress protein; this translates as MDNLVISPVAPVAVATGPSRPDDPARRWAAEHARLTGAPVEPHPPDRTGPLPDARLLVIAQDGSGPTSVHPHVLALADHATCDVVVVRGGTSPAHHRITALITGIGDDPVLGRAAVLADQRGAALRVLYACPPLPVRADAPEWPLAHADDVLRGVRHTSVLARMHPHEAITRYADTDILVVAGSGPTTRAALHHARCPVFIARHCPPDPRRGQVPLPRRPEGSGR
- a CDS encoding protein kinase family protein; amino-acid sequence: MTTSRSFTWTSDDEPGRAFPSGATYVEALQNTQLCFRGTDLAGADVRVDALGRPRAISGNFASVFSVTAADGTRYAVKCFTREVREQAARYRAIGAHLAGLADGWTVGFDYLDKGIMVEGAWFPVLRMEWVEGVGLIRWIERNTANPAALSGLADRFATLVADLAAAGVGHGDLQHGNILVDEDGALRLVDYDGVYVPALAGLPAVETGHRNYQSPDRTAADFGPEVDRFSSWVVYLSLVALTVDPALWHQLRDEDAENLLLAESDFTDPANSFRLATLTGHPDPRLRGLAGRFRDVLLHHRAAPPPLEPLGPLDVAEVAVPGSAALPSWVAERVQGHMPAPLPQARFAGRTPLPAALTWLLAVLLPLGVPAALFLEPAVAGLDLAAVLAWAGATAADYRRRPEVPEARAARAERKRLHAARQAAAARTAWLDRETWQAARAADKLKAEQDRRRHALQQRHNERRAAHQQAVRQRLDRIDRERQASATRAHLEAQRLLALRQKEHLRAYLARFPIRTAGIEGIGQALTANLAAVGIRTAADFVGVSYATIGNTRVAAFVLADGRAVRAAGIGAVKTGRVDQWRANLTTIGAGNRPTALDPAEHQAIRDRFAAERAALDVEYQAERERAEVATRELQAALRAEQVDLAESLKAANTSTARSRVDHDRLVAEAAVVLDRAHQAVADSATRADAYRGITYGHYLRFLLTGRT